One Methylophilus sp. TWE2 DNA segment encodes these proteins:
- a CDS encoding PD-(D/E)XK nuclease family protein: protein MTNPVDYPEPSTVILCASARLAQGIRQWLSSSYQQQGLSQWQAPQVFPLQDWLNQRIEHAILSGQIDVAEAPQGMLSGTQEALLWEQAIQYTLRQHEALDLFNTNGLASAAMEANRYLIEWNISLDMASANEETRQFMQWRQQFQALCKQSGYLESVRYQSWQLAQLRQHKLPLPARIQLAGFDRINPHVQAFINLLQTTGIEVTAFNNGSPALSLQRMAFAEPMDEIRAAVHWAQQQLVANPQARLAIIVPELDALRDTMANLLDDTFHSEALHPAHTETPRCYEFSLGLPLNRWPLVNSALSLLRLAFQSAPMPQSALSSLLADIYWSQALHEADARATLDAEMRRQLPLQVHAYTFARFVARKQQDEYPILCPALHADLTALLNHAKQAPRKQLPSAWATSFNALLQATHWPGERSLSSHEHQCHIKFKDVLTQFSTLDTWLGAVDAVSALHRLTQLCQAQIFQPQTVRLPNITVMGMLEASAQPLDGVWIMGMNDHVWPPLSRTNALIPAEFQRQAGTPNASSEVQMAFASQIHQRLLQSAKQVIFSYARQEGDRLLRMSPLVQAIPETSATPLSATLAETLAGSNTQDWQWLEDHQAPPVQEGEHISGGTGLLRAQALCPAWAFYQYRLKARKLETPHNGLDAMQRGDLIHRVLAAFWTQQATLDWQTVDAENLKSKLDNITAEVIAEFNQAYAQPFSAVFCQLEAERLSKLALTWLWEVERERPQAFTVTLVEQTFKPLIEGIQVKLVIDRVDTLADGRLVVVDYKTGSMPDFKNWASDKISEPQLPIYAAFLLQDAEIAAVCFAKLRLTDGGFAGVAAEDDIVPGIKAFNHEKNTLFDRERFPYWPSVLSHWRTQITRTAQALKAGDAAVVFESEQDLGYCDVLPLLRLPERQLQFEHQQTGGGV from the coding sequence ATGACCAACCCTGTTGATTACCCTGAGCCTAGCACGGTGATTTTATGTGCATCGGCGCGCCTGGCTCAAGGCATCCGGCAATGGTTATCCTCAAGCTATCAGCAGCAAGGCCTTTCACAATGGCAAGCGCCACAGGTATTTCCATTACAGGACTGGCTTAACCAGCGCATAGAGCACGCGATCTTGAGCGGCCAGATTGACGTCGCCGAGGCACCACAGGGCATGCTTTCCGGCACACAGGAGGCCTTGTTGTGGGAACAAGCCATCCAGTATACTTTACGCCAGCATGAAGCCCTGGACCTGTTCAATACTAATGGCCTGGCCAGCGCCGCCATGGAAGCCAACCGTTACCTGATTGAATGGAATATCAGCTTGGACATGGCCTCAGCGAACGAAGAAACACGCCAGTTTATGCAGTGGCGCCAGCAGTTCCAGGCGCTATGCAAACAAAGCGGATATCTGGAAAGTGTGCGTTATCAGAGCTGGCAGCTGGCACAATTGCGGCAACACAAGCTACCCCTGCCTGCCCGCATTCAACTGGCCGGTTTTGATCGCATTAACCCACATGTACAGGCTTTTATCAATCTGCTGCAAACCACCGGTATAGAGGTAACCGCATTCAACAATGGCTCGCCGGCGCTCAGCCTCCAACGTATGGCATTTGCAGAACCCATGGACGAAATACGGGCCGCGGTTCACTGGGCGCAGCAACAATTAGTCGCCAATCCGCAAGCTAGGCTGGCCATCATTGTGCCGGAGCTGGATGCATTGCGCGACACCATGGCCAACTTGCTCGACGATACTTTTCATTCAGAAGCCCTACATCCTGCACACACGGAAACGCCGCGCTGCTATGAATTCTCACTGGGCTTGCCGCTTAACCGCTGGCCGCTGGTGAATAGCGCATTAAGTTTATTGCGGTTAGCGTTTCAATCAGCGCCCATGCCACAATCGGCGCTTTCATCGCTGCTGGCAGATATCTACTGGTCGCAAGCACTTCACGAAGCCGACGCCCGTGCTACGCTGGATGCCGAGATGCGTCGCCAGTTACCGTTACAGGTACATGCCTATACCTTTGCCCGCTTTGTCGCACGCAAGCAGCAGGATGAATACCCGATTTTGTGCCCTGCCCTGCATGCCGATTTAACAGCGTTGCTGAATCACGCAAAACAGGCGCCACGCAAGCAATTACCTTCTGCCTGGGCCACCAGTTTCAACGCACTGCTGCAAGCCACACATTGGCCGGGCGAACGCAGCTTGTCCAGCCATGAGCATCAATGCCACATCAAGTTTAAAGATGTACTGACGCAATTCTCCACCCTGGATACCTGGCTGGGGGCTGTCGACGCCGTCAGCGCCCTGCACAGGTTGACGCAATTGTGCCAGGCGCAGATTTTCCAGCCACAAACCGTCAGGCTGCCCAATATCACCGTCATGGGTATGCTGGAGGCCAGTGCGCAGCCGCTGGATGGTGTATGGATCATGGGCATGAACGACCATGTGTGGCCGCCACTATCTCGCACCAATGCGCTAATACCCGCCGAATTTCAGCGACAGGCAGGCACGCCCAATGCCAGTAGCGAAGTGCAAATGGCGTTTGCCAGCCAGATTCACCAGCGACTGTTGCAATCTGCCAAACAGGTGATTTTTTCTTATGCCCGTCAGGAAGGCGACCGGCTGTTACGCATGAGCCCATTGGTACAGGCGATTCCAGAAACATCCGCCACGCCGCTCTCCGCCACGCTTGCTGAAACATTGGCGGGTAGTAACACACAAGACTGGCAATGGCTGGAAGACCATCAGGCACCACCAGTACAAGAAGGCGAACATATCAGCGGCGGGACAGGTTTGCTCCGCGCCCAGGCGCTCTGTCCAGCCTGGGCGTTTTACCAATACCGTCTTAAGGCACGCAAACTGGAAACGCCGCACAATGGCCTGGATGCTATGCAACGCGGCGACCTTATTCACCGTGTGCTGGCGGCCTTCTGGACGCAACAGGCCACGCTGGACTGGCAAACTGTTGATGCAGAAAACTTGAAATCCAAACTCGACAACATTACTGCAGAGGTGATTGCCGAATTTAACCAGGCATACGCACAACCATTCTCCGCCGTGTTTTGCCAACTGGAGGCCGAGCGCCTGAGTAAACTGGCACTGACCTGGCTATGGGAAGTCGAGCGTGAACGACCACAGGCATTTACCGTGACACTGGTCGAGCAAACCTTTAAACCGCTCATAGAAGGCATACAGGTCAAACTGGTGATAGACCGCGTGGACACGCTGGCCGATGGCCGCCTGGTTGTGGTGGATTACAAGACGGGCAGCATGCCAGACTTTAAAAACTGGGCTTCGGACAAAATCAGCGAACCCCAGTTACCCATTTACGCCGCTTTCCTGTTACAGGATGCAGAAATAGCCGCCGTCTGCTTTGCCAAACTGCGTCTGACCGATGGTGGGTTTGCCGGGGTGGCAGCCGAGGACGATATCGTGCCTGGCATTAAAGCCTTTAACCATGAGAAAAACACATTGTTTGATCGTGAGCGGTTCCCTTACTGGCCGTCTGTACTGTCACACTGGCGCACGCAAATCACACGCACGGCACAGGCGCTCAAGGCGGGTGACGCTGCCGTGGTGTTTGAGTCTGAACAAGACCTCGGTTATTGCGATGTGCTGCCCCTGCTGCGTTTGCCCGAACGCCAGCTTCAGTTTGAACACCAGCAAACTGGAGGTGGCGTATGA
- a CDS encoding exodeoxyribonuclease V subunit beta: MNMPDTDFQQALALDAANRQRALDVESFIVEAPAGAGKTELLTQRFLKLLQTVQAPEEIIAITFTNKAASEMRARILDSLLLAAGGEPPDAPHKQITFALGQQALQRSAELQWHLLESPARLRIYTIDSLCANLARQMPLLSRFGTQPAVTEDAWAYYREAANLALQTMDEESLGEPVRRVLRYMDNDQARLEGLLMSMLAKREQWLHLSQTNDQGQAQAALIYLIESELQAALTALPARLQQALMPIARYAASQLPVDHALSALLDWQIPFAATIDHLPGWRALADLLLTSSGGLRKRLDKNMGLPATDEAKPYKEALTEILNGLAQDSDSERALARIRLLPAADNDDDGMIQALSQLLNIAAAQLWLCFQEQNEVDFVEIAQRALKALQEGDEATELAMRLDYRIQHLLVDEFQDTSPMQIDLLKALTRGWQPGDGRTLFAVGDPMQSIYRFRKANVGLFLNAASHGIGDIALAPLKLWRNNRSCPAVVDWINQTFADMLPANDAPQQGAISYRPFVATRAESDGAGVFVHPLIAPVNNEDEEPADLRHLEAEQIIRIIQQTRAEKPDATIAVLVRARKHLHALVTEMRRNHRELSFQAVEIEELANRQIVQDLLTLTHALHQRADRVHWLALLRAPWCGLTLADMHALIGQDGQRSVLSLLADEAVLARLSQDGQARARHVHDVMQSALHWRGRTSISRWVHNTWLRLGGATCLWNENDVQDVQAFFGRIAALEQHGQFSPQALAEDVQKLYAAPDAKADASLQFMTIHKSKGLEFDTVILPGLDSSNPPDDAKLVIWEEVSMEDGNTELVAAPFVPTPLKRQQATITAYDYLNDLDKTRASYEDARVLYVAATRAERQLHLLGAAKSDKNGEPQARKSSFLHLLWPAIQQWFTSEHDIVSRYPSARQEVDIRQFVPKLIRLREASTPAMLQVTKQEMQIAYPAAAEDESTHRLEADIGTLTHLYLQVIAEQGLAAWHAHEENAFLSLFPAMQRWFKQQGYIDSEANQGASQVTTLLTTTLQSADGRWVLQPHTQAASELAIEQLSERKKVIDRTFIADGVRWIVDYKSMPVSAKDDLPTLAAAFKPQLAAYAQLFQDEGLPIKTAILFLSTGQIAPVEIL, encoded by the coding sequence ATGAATATGCCCGACACCGACTTCCAGCAAGCATTAGCGCTGGATGCAGCCAACCGTCAACGTGCGCTGGACGTCGAATCTTTTATTGTCGAAGCGCCAGCCGGTGCCGGTAAAACAGAATTACTGACCCAGCGCTTTCTCAAATTGCTGCAAACCGTGCAGGCGCCGGAAGAAATCATTGCCATCACCTTCACCAATAAAGCGGCTTCGGAAATGCGGGCACGCATTCTGGATAGCCTGCTGCTGGCCGCCGGTGGCGAACCGCCCGATGCGCCGCACAAGCAAATCACCTTTGCATTGGGTCAGCAGGCCTTGCAACGCTCGGCTGAATTGCAATGGCACTTGCTGGAAAGCCCTGCCCGCCTGCGTATTTACACCATAGACTCGCTGTGTGCCAACCTGGCACGGCAAATGCCTTTGCTCAGCCGCTTTGGAACACAACCCGCCGTGACCGAAGATGCCTGGGCCTATTACCGCGAAGCCGCCAACCTGGCGCTACAGACCATGGATGAAGAGTCCCTGGGCGAGCCAGTGAGACGCGTATTGCGCTATATGGACAATGACCAGGCTAGGCTCGAAGGCCTGCTGATGTCCATGCTGGCTAAACGCGAACAATGGCTGCATCTGAGCCAGACTAATGACCAGGGCCAGGCACAAGCGGCCTTGATTTATCTGATTGAAAGCGAACTACAAGCTGCGCTCACCGCGTTACCCGCCCGACTGCAACAGGCGCTGATGCCGATTGCGCGTTATGCGGCCAGCCAGTTGCCAGTAGACCATGCGTTGTCAGCATTGCTGGACTGGCAAATACCTTTTGCAGCCACCATAGACCATTTACCAGGCTGGCGTGCACTGGCTGACTTGCTGTTGACCAGCAGTGGCGGCTTGCGCAAGCGGCTGGATAAAAACATGGGCCTACCGGCCACCGATGAGGCCAAGCCTTATAAAGAGGCATTGACCGAGATCCTGAACGGGCTGGCACAAGACAGTGATAGCGAACGCGCCCTTGCACGCATCCGCTTGTTACCGGCAGCGGACAACGATGATGACGGCATGATCCAGGCCTTGAGCCAGCTGTTGAATATCGCTGCCGCGCAGTTGTGGCTGTGTTTTCAGGAACAGAACGAAGTCGACTTTGTCGAGATCGCACAGCGTGCGCTGAAGGCCTTGCAAGAGGGAGATGAGGCGACCGAGCTGGCCATGCGGCTGGATTACCGTATCCAGCATTTACTGGTCGACGAGTTTCAGGATACCAGCCCGATGCAGATTGACCTGCTCAAAGCGCTGACGCGTGGCTGGCAACCCGGCGATGGCCGCACCTTGTTTGCGGTCGGCGACCCCATGCAGTCGATTTACCGTTTCCGCAAGGCCAATGTAGGCCTGTTCCTCAATGCGGCATCGCATGGCATCGGTGATATTGCACTGGCACCACTGAAACTGTGGCGTAATAACCGCTCATGCCCGGCTGTAGTCGACTGGATCAACCAGACGTTTGCTGACATGTTGCCTGCAAACGATGCACCGCAGCAAGGTGCCATTTCCTACAGGCCCTTTGTGGCCACGCGTGCCGAGTCTGACGGTGCAGGTGTTTTTGTGCACCCGCTGATTGCACCTGTGAATAATGAGGACGAAGAACCAGCAGATCTCCGTCACCTCGAAGCGGAACAGATTATCCGCATCATCCAGCAGACACGTGCTGAAAAGCCGGACGCCACCATTGCCGTGCTGGTACGTGCGCGCAAGCATTTGCATGCACTGGTGACGGAAATGCGCAGGAATCATCGCGAGCTGAGCTTCCAGGCCGTTGAAATTGAAGAGCTGGCCAACCGCCAGATTGTGCAGGACCTGCTGACGCTCACGCATGCGCTGCATCAACGCGCCGACCGTGTGCACTGGCTGGCATTGCTGCGAGCCCCATGGTGTGGACTGACACTGGCCGACATGCATGCGCTCATTGGCCAGGACGGCCAGCGTAGTGTCCTCAGCCTGCTGGCTGACGAAGCCGTCCTAGCGCGTTTGAGCCAAGACGGCCAGGCCCGAGCACGTCATGTCCATGATGTCATGCAGAGTGCTCTGCACTGGCGGGGCCGCACATCCATCAGCCGCTGGGTGCATAACACCTGGCTACGCCTGGGCGGCGCGACTTGCCTGTGGAATGAAAATGATGTGCAAGATGTACAGGCCTTTTTTGGCCGCATCGCCGCGCTGGAACAACACGGCCAGTTCAGCCCGCAGGCACTGGCCGAGGATGTGCAAAAGTTGTACGCTGCTCCTGACGCAAAAGCCGATGCGAGCTTGCAGTTTATGACCATACACAAATCCAAAGGGCTGGAATTTGATACTGTCATCCTGCCTGGCCTGGATAGCAGCAACCCACCGGATGACGCCAAGCTGGTCATCTGGGAGGAAGTCTCTATGGAAGACGGCAATACCGAGCTTGTCGCGGCCCCTTTTGTGCCCACACCGCTCAAACGCCAGCAGGCCACTATCACCGCCTACGATTATTTAAATGACCTCGATAAAACACGAGCGTCGTATGAAGATGCCCGTGTGTTGTATGTGGCTGCCACCCGCGCCGAACGGCAACTGCATTTACTCGGTGCCGCCAAATCAGACAAAAACGGTGAACCGCAAGCGCGTAAGAGCAGTTTCCTGCACCTGCTGTGGCCCGCCATCCAGCAATGGTTTACCAGCGAACACGATATCGTCAGCCGCTACCCGAGCGCACGACAAGAAGTCGATATCCGCCAGTTTGTGCCCAAACTGATTCGTTTACGAGAGGCCAGCACACCAGCCATGTTGCAGGTAACCAAACAAGAAATGCAGATAGCTTACCCAGCCGCAGCAGAAGACGAGAGTACCCACCGCCTGGAAGCCGATATCGGCACCCTCACCCATCTGTACTTGCAAGTGATTGCCGAACAAGGCCTGGCAGCCTGGCATGCGCATGAAGAAAATGCATTCTTATCGCTATTCCCTGCAATGCAGCGATGGTTTAAACAGCAAGGGTATATAGACAGCGAGGCTAATCAGGGTGCTAGCCAAGTCACCACCTTATTGACGACCACCCTGCAATCTGCCGATGGTCGCTGGGTATTACAGCCGCATACACAAGCCGCCTCGGAGTTAGCGATTGAGCAACTCAGCGAGCGCAAAAAGGTCATAGACCGTACCTTTATCGCAGACGGTGTACGCTGGATAGTCGACTATAAATCCATGCCAGTCTCTGCCAAGGATGACCTGCCCACATTGGCAGCTGCATTCAAGCCGCAACTTGCAGCCTATGCACAATTATTCCAAGATGAAGGCCTGCCGATCAAAACCGCTATTCTGTTTTTAAGCACAGGCCAGATAGCACCTGTAGAGATACTTTAA
- a CDS encoding NAD(P)H-dependent oxidoreductase: MMPEKNTLIEKQAILEAFNFRHACKEFDANKQIPAEEFELILEAARLSPSSFGFEPWHFIVVQDKTLRESLKKHAWGAPLKLDTASHFVLCLAMKSPFLDPKRPYLPKFMREVQHHPQEVAEMRLGFYTQFQQSDFDLTDERKLFDWASKQCYIPLANMMTVAAMRGIDSCPIEGFKQKETDALLAEQFGVNLQEYGLAYMVAFGYRKVEPKAKTRRDLSQVVSWK, translated from the coding sequence ATGATGCCAGAAAAAAACACATTAATAGAAAAACAAGCCATTTTAGAAGCATTCAACTTCCGCCATGCCTGTAAGGAATTTGATGCCAACAAGCAGATTCCTGCTGAAGAGTTTGAACTGATCCTCGAAGCCGCCCGCCTCTCACCCAGCTCGTTTGGTTTTGAGCCCTGGCATTTTATTGTGGTGCAAGATAAAACCCTGCGCGAAAGCCTGAAGAAGCATGCCTGGGGCGCACCACTCAAGCTGGATACCGCTAGCCATTTTGTTTTGTGCCTGGCCATGAAGTCACCTTTTTTAGACCCCAAAAGGCCTTACCTGCCAAAGTTTATGCGTGAAGTACAACATCACCCACAAGAAGTGGCAGAGATGCGCCTGGGCTTTTACACCCAGTTCCAGCAATCAGACTTCGACCTGACCGATGAGCGCAAACTGTTCGATTGGGCCAGCAAGCAATGTTATATTCCTCTGGCAAACATGATGACCGTCGCCGCCATGCGTGGCATAGATTCCTGCCCGATTGAAGGTTTTAAACAGAAAGAAACCGATGCCTTGCTGGCCGAACAGTTTGGGGTCAATCTGCAAGAATACGGATTAGCTTATATGGTGGCCTTTGGTTACCGTAAAGTTGAACCGAAAGCCAAGACACGCAGAGATTTGTCGCAAGTGGTTAGCTGGAAGTAA
- a CDS encoding DedA family protein, giving the protein MLEKFVAAVAGWIIAVIASMGYGGIVLLMAIESACIPLPSEIIMPFAGFLVSKGDLTLWGIALAGAVGCVVGSIPAYYLGMYGGRPLVEKFGKYVLISKKDLDMADRWFANHGEIIIFIARLLPAVRTFIAFPAGVARMNMTRFIAYTFVGSLIWCWVLGYVGMKAGEHWEDLKVYFHESHYVIAALGLIFVAWYVRRHFKNEAA; this is encoded by the coding sequence ATGTTAGAAAAGTTTGTTGCGGCTGTGGCGGGCTGGATTATTGCCGTGATTGCCAGCATGGGTTATGGCGGTATTGTGTTGCTGATGGCGATTGAATCCGCCTGTATTCCTTTGCCCTCTGAAATCATCATGCCATTTGCAGGGTTTCTGGTCAGTAAGGGCGATTTAACGCTGTGGGGCATTGCGCTGGCAGGGGCAGTTGGCTGTGTGGTCGGCTCAATTCCGGCGTATTACCTCGGCATGTACGGCGGCCGTCCGCTGGTTGAAAAATTCGGAAAATATGTGCTCATCAGCAAAAAAGACCTCGACATGGCAGACCGCTGGTTTGCCAATCATGGAGAGATCATTATTTTCATCGCACGCCTATTGCCTGCTGTGCGCACGTTTATTGCCTTCCCGGCAGGGGTGGCGCGCATGAATATGACACGCTTTATTGCTTACACTTTTGTTGGCTCACTGATCTGGTGCTGGGTGCTGGGTTATGTTGGCATGAAAGCCGGTGAACATTGGGAAGATTTGAAAGTGTACTTCCATGAATCTCATTATGTGATTGCTGCACTGGGATTAATCTTTGTTGCGTGGTACGTGCGCAGACATTTCAAAAATGAGGCGGCGTAA
- the mfd gene encoding transcription-repair coupling factor yields MAVSFPVIGHPQRFSFQSQGLDSQALAELACGLKATNTPLVVLTASAFEAQRLMDEIPFFGKEIAVHLLPDWETLPYDVFSPHPDLTSERLATLYQLSQNQSNVVIVPMATALLRLPPVAYLAAHSFMLKKGQRLDVEALRNQCAQAGYHHVSQVMAPGEFSVRGGLVDLFPMGSAFPYRIDLFDDEIETIRTFDIDTQRSVYPVPEIRMLPAREFPMDEAAITRFRSQFREYFEGDPQRAKIYKDVSKGTPSGGVEWYLPLFFEQTATLFDYLPTQTVLCLHGDLDKAAQTFWADASTRYRLMAHDAEKPILRPETLLQKADEFFKRTHDFAFVTQQIAQQTVLPPVDVDRRAEQPLHKLQAFIEQFDGRVLIAAESLGRRETIAQLFSDHGLSFSLAEDWAGFAQSNFPVMLGVAPLHQGMVDKDARAGALAVVTEAELYASTVRQQRRRNQEKARNAEGMLKDLSELRIDDPVVHEQHGVGRYKGLVNIDFGEGETELLLIEYFGDDKLYVPVSQLFLISRYSGGPPESAPLHRLGSGQWDKAKKKALKQIRDTAAELLNLYAQRAARKGHAFTLGLHDYEAFCEGFPFEETPDQLDAIEAVIKDMQSGRPMDRLVCGDVGFGKTEVALRAAFVAVMGGRQVAVLVPTTLLAEQHYQNFVDRFAEWPIKIAEISRFRTAKEQAEALKGLADGSIDIIIGTHRLIQKDVKFKNLGLAILDEEHRFGVRQKEQMKALRAEVDVLTLTATPIPRTLSMAMEGLREFSVISTPPQKRLAIKTFHTPYSDGIIREAVMREFKRGGQVYFLHNEVDTIYVMKEKLEKIVPEARIAIGHGQLRERELEHVMRDFYQQRANLLLCTTIVETGIDVPTANTMIINRADMFGLAQLHQLRGRVGRSHHQAYTYLLTDPHRNITPQAQKRLDAIQLLEDLGAGFHLAMHDLEIRGAGELLGDSQSGEMQEIGFNLYSEMLNHAVKQLKAGKEPDLDAPLGVTTEINLHTPALLPNNYCPDVHERLVIYKRLANCEDDDALDAMQEELIDRFGLLPEPGEALIACHRLRIAAKPLGIVKIDASDAAIQLQFNPKADIDPMKLINLLQRDKRCRMNGPDKLRVTVQLGNLNHRVELVKTLLKEFM; encoded by the coding sequence ATGGCAGTTTCATTCCCCGTCATCGGGCATCCGCAGCGCTTTTCTTTTCAAAGTCAGGGCCTGGATAGTCAGGCATTAGCCGAGCTGGCTTGTGGTTTAAAAGCAACAAACACGCCGTTAGTGGTCTTAACGGCAAGTGCGTTTGAAGCACAGCGGCTGATGGATGAAATTCCGTTCTTTGGCAAAGAGATTGCTGTGCATCTGTTGCCAGACTGGGAAACCCTACCCTATGACGTGTTTTCTCCGCATCCTGACTTGACCTCCGAGCGCCTGGCAACCTTGTATCAACTGAGCCAGAACCAGAGCAATGTCGTGATTGTGCCGATGGCAACCGCATTATTGCGCCTGCCGCCTGTGGCATATCTGGCAGCGCATTCGTTTATGCTCAAAAAAGGCCAGCGGCTGGATGTGGAGGCCTTGCGCAATCAATGTGCACAGGCCGGTTACCACCATGTGAGCCAAGTGATGGCGCCGGGTGAGTTCAGTGTGCGCGGCGGGCTGGTGGATTTATTCCCCATGGGTAGCGCCTTTCCCTACCGCATAGATTTGTTCGATGACGAAATCGAAACCATACGCACATTTGATATCGACACCCAGCGCAGTGTCTATCCAGTGCCTGAAATCCGCATGCTGCCTGCGCGTGAGTTCCCGATGGATGAAGCGGCGATCACGCGCTTTCGCAGCCAGTTCCGCGAATATTTTGAGGGCGACCCGCAACGCGCCAAAATTTACAAGGATGTGAGCAAAGGCACGCCCAGTGGCGGGGTCGAATGGTATTTACCCCTGTTTTTTGAACAGACGGCGACGCTGTTTGATTATTTACCCACTCAAACAGTTCTTTGCCTGCATGGGGACCTGGACAAGGCAGCGCAAACATTCTGGGCGGATGCCAGTACGCGTTACCGCCTGATGGCACATGACGCAGAAAAACCCATCTTGCGCCCGGAAACATTGCTACAAAAAGCCGATGAGTTTTTTAAGCGCACGCATGATTTCGCGTTTGTTACGCAGCAAATTGCCCAACAAACCGTTTTGCCACCGGTGGATGTAGACCGTCGCGCCGAGCAGCCCCTGCATAAGCTGCAAGCGTTTATTGAGCAATTTGACGGGCGGGTATTGATTGCCGCCGAGAGCCTGGGTCGCCGCGAGACCATTGCGCAACTATTCAGCGATCACGGTCTGAGCTTTTCACTGGCTGAAGATTGGGCCGGGTTTGCCCAATCCAACTTCCCGGTTATGCTGGGGGTGGCGCCATTGCATCAAGGCATGGTGGACAAGGATGCACGCGCGGGCGCATTGGCCGTTGTCACCGAGGCAGAACTCTATGCCAGCACCGTGCGCCAGCAGCGACGCCGTAATCAGGAAAAAGCGCGCAATGCCGAAGGCATGCTCAAAGACTTGTCCGAGTTGCGGATTGATGACCCGGTGGTACACGAGCAGCATGGGGTAGGGCGCTACAAAGGCCTTGTGAATATCGACTTTGGCGAAGGCGAAACCGAGCTATTGCTGATTGAATATTTTGGCGATGACAAGCTGTACGTGCCTGTCTCGCAATTATTCCTGATTTCACGCTATTCCGGCGGGCCGCCTGAAAGTGCGCCTTTGCATCGCCTGGGCAGTGGGCAATGGGATAAAGCCAAGAAAAAAGCCCTGAAGCAAATCCGAGATACCGCCGCCGAGTTGCTTAACTTGTATGCACAACGCGCTGCGCGTAAAGGCCACGCCTTTACACTGGGGCTGCATGATTACGAAGCCTTTTGCGAAGGCTTTCCGTTTGAAGAGACGCCTGATCAACTCGATGCCATCGAAGCGGTCATCAAAGATATGCAATCTGGCCGCCCCATGGATAGGCTGGTGTGCGGCGATGTCGGCTTTGGCAAAACCGAGGTTGCATTACGCGCTGCGTTTGTGGCCGTGATGGGCGGCCGTCAAGTGGCGGTGCTGGTGCCAACCACGTTGCTGGCTGAGCAGCATTACCAGAACTTTGTGGACCGTTTTGCCGAGTGGCCGATCAAGATTGCTGAAATCTCCCGTTTCCGCACCGCCAAAGAGCAGGCCGAAGCACTCAAGGGCCTGGCCGATGGCAGCATTGATATCATCATCGGTACCCACAGGCTGATCCAGAAAGACGTAAAATTTAAGAACTTAGGCCTGGCGATTCTCGATGAAGAGCACCGCTTTGGCGTGCGGCAAAAAGAGCAGATGAAAGCGCTGCGGGCCGAGGTGGATGTGCTGACGCTGACCGCCACACCGATTCCGCGTACGCTCAGCATGGCGATGGAAGGCTTGCGCGAATTTTCAGTGATTTCTACGCCGCCGCAAAAACGATTGGCGATTAAAACCTTCCATACGCCTTATTCTGACGGCATTATCCGCGAGGCGGTGATGCGTGAATTCAAGCGCGGTGGCCAAGTCTATTTCCTGCATAACGAGGTGGATACCATCTATGTGATGAAGGAAAAACTGGAAAAAATCGTCCCCGAAGCCCGCATTGCCATTGGCCACGGCCAGTTGCGCGAGCGCGAGCTTGAGCATGTGATGCGCGATTTTTACCAGCAACGCGCCAACCTGTTATTGTGTACCACCATTGTCGAAACCGGCATTGATGTACCCACCGCCAACACCATGATCATCAACAGGGCCGATATGTTTGGCCTGGCGCAATTGCACCAGTTACGTGGCCGAGTCGGTCGTAGCCACCATCAGGCTTACACGTATTTGTTGACGGATCCGCACCGTAATATCACGCCGCAAGCGCAAAAACGGCTGGATGCGATTCAACTACTCGAAGACCTGGGCGCAGGCTTTCATCTTGCCATGCACGACCTTGAAATCCGTGGGGCCGGTGAGTTGCTGGGCGACAGCCAGAGTGGTGAAATGCAGGAAATCGGCTTTAACCTGTATTCAGAGATGCTCAATCACGCTGTTAAACAGCTCAAAGCCGGTAAAGAGCCAGACCTGGATGCGCCTTTAGGCGTCACTACCGAAATCAACCTGCATACCCCTGCTTTGCTACCCAACAATTATTGCCCGGACGTGCACGAGCGGCTGGTGATTTATAAACGCCTGGCCAACTGCGAAGACGATGACGCGCTGGACGCGATGCAGGAAGAACTGATAGACCGTTTTGGTTTGCTGCCTGAGCCTGGTGAAGCGTTGATTGCTTGCCACCGCTTGCGCATCGCAGCTAAACCATTGGGGATTGTCAAAATTGATGCTTCGGATGCGGCCATTCAGCTGCAATTCAACCCCAAGGCGGATATTGACCCGATGAAACTGATTAATCTGCTGCAACGCGATAAACGCTGCCGCATGAATGGACCGGATAAATTACGTGTCACTGTGCAACTTGGTAATCTCAATCACCGTGTAGAATTAGTGAAAACACTTTTGAAGGAATTTATGTAA